A portion of the Carya illinoinensis cultivar Pawnee chromosome 11, C.illinoinensisPawnee_v1, whole genome shotgun sequence genome contains these proteins:
- the LOC122282734 gene encoding uncharacterized protein LOC122282734: protein MGGTQIMKRIPRIKFPQRRPKPSDSASQTQTTYTPGDSGQTYFFGSKVSTTVGGKASLQPKRTPVSNEEIETILLGGCF, encoded by the exons ATGGGTGGAACCCAGATAATGAAGAGAATACCGCGCATCAAATTTCCTCAAAGACGACCTAAACCCTCGG ACTCTGCATCCCAGACTCAAACAACTTATACACCTGGTGATTCTGGTCAAACTTACTTCTTTGGTTCAAAAGTCTCAACAACTGTTGGAGGGAAAGCTTCTCTTCAGCCCAAACGAACACCAGTGTCCAATGAGGAGATTGAGACTATTTTG TTGGGTGGCTGCTTCTGA
- the LOC122282425 gene encoding uncharacterized protein LOC122282425: MAEDLEFLYGKMSLIETEKEVVAVDDEIVQENLVRGKKCLIVQLLTTKHYNKEAFKQVLRKIWRPLQPLRLQSLGTKFLIAEFEDVKDQERILRDGPWSFDKQLVLLKKFDGLLQTHQITLTKAFFWVRIHDLPLMARSQSIGFKIGASLGKVLEVDLLDGECEWGEFMRVRICIDVSKPLLRGKQVSLGGLGTYWVRFSYERLPEFCYLCGRIGHVQRDCEQAVERDVLNGSLPYGQWLRDLGQTSSSSVPFGRQQPSTAAHRAAASSGNERTEARKDTAVTQRRVNPGELLAAKSVQILNEKINAIKEVEMTVEATVNGGSETRTKVQDELARVAVNDMGQDSLSALGSVCPELGLSSHHNEPSNERPVTSSPSTSVWKRKIARGKQRKDDSCSSHKKPSKRVSTTKLKEAKAKKGRSISEDIQICYLHEVPVCSSAVADFQPCRKP; encoded by the coding sequence ATGGCAGAAGATTTGGAGTTCTTGTATGGAAAGATGTCTCTAATAGAGACTGAAAAGGAAGTCGTTGCGGTTGATGATGAAATAGTACAAGAGAATCTTGTGCGTGGAAAGAAATGTTTGATAGTGCAACTTCTCACTACCAAACATTATAACAAGGAGGCTTTCAAGCAGGTGTTGAGGAAGATTTGGCGTCCTCTTCAGCCTTTGCGTTTGCAGTCGTTAGGGACCAAATTTCTCattgcagagttcgaggatgtcAAAGATCAGGAGAGGATTTTGCGTGATGGTCCTTGGTCTTTTGATAAGCAACTTGTTCTTCTTAAGAAATTTGATGGTTTGCTTCAAACTCATCAAATCACTCTCACAAAAGCGTTTTTCTGGGTACGTATTCATGATCTTCCACTCATGGCACGTAGTCAGAGTATTGGATTTAAAATTGGGGCTTCTTTGGGAAAAGTCTTGGAGGTGGATTTGCTTGATGGGGAGTGTGAATGGGGGGAGTTCATGAGGGTTCGAATTTGTATTGATGTCTCAAAGCCACTACTACGGGGGAAGCAAGTCAGTCTGGGAGGGTTAGGGACTTACTGGGTCAGATTTTCTTATGAACGTTTGCCTGAATTTTGTTACTTATGTGGCCGAATTGGGCATGTTCAGAGAGATTGCGAGCAGGCTGTTGAGAGGGATGTTTTAAATGGGAGTCTACCTTATGGACAATGGCTGCGAGATCTTGGCCAGACTAGCTCTTCATCGGTCCCGTTTGGTCGTCAACAACCATCAACGGCGGCTCACCGTGCTGCTGCGAGTTCTGGGAACGAGAGGACTGAAGCTCGAAAAGACACGGCCGTTACTCAGAGGAGAGTTAATCCGGGGGAGCTGTTAGCTGCAAAATCAGTGCAAATTTTAAATGAGAAGATTAATGCCATTAAGGAGGTGGAAATGACCGTTGAAGCTACAGTTAATGGTGGGAGTGAAACTCGGACGAAGGTACAAGATGAACTGGCTAGGGTTGCCGTAAATGATATGGGCCAAGATAGTCTTTCTGCATTGGGCTCAGTTTGTCCTGAATTGGGTCTATCCTCTCACCATAATGAGCCATCTAATGAAAGGCCAGTTACGTCCAGCCCATCAACATCTGTCTGGAAAAGGAAAATAGCTCGTGGAAAACAAAGGAAAGACGATAGCTGCAGTTCTCATAAGAAGCCGAGTAAGAGGGTTTCAACTACTAAGCTGAAGGAAGCTAAAGCAAAAAAAGGAAGGAGTATTTCTGAAGACATCCAGATTTGCTATCTTCATGAGGTTCCAGTTTGTTCATCGGCAGTGGCTGATTTTCAGCCCTGCCGAAAACCATGA
- the LOC122282426 gene encoding uncharacterized protein LOC122282426 has translation MKTICWNSRGLGNPSGIRALRDLIAREGPDLLFLQETKLSTKGMDALKCKLGFVNCFSVDSEGRSGGLGLLWNSDLGVELRSFSQYHIDVHIKIDDLMVWRFTGLYGHPDTSRRTFTWNLIRTLSSIEQLPWLVGGDLNEVLHPHEKRGGRDRPVSQIEAFREVLTECELRDLGYKGQRFTWWNGRGGNAHIFEHLDRFVGNDLLTHLFPHLVVQHGNVAHSDHIPILFESSNFQPMPRRPKQFHLEAMWVGEEQCERIIEQVWSERGGNRGMEDLLNLIQGCGQQLKIWNRHSFGLVKKKLNEARAELEKAQFSHSHDPNPKGLSQAINKVQLWLEREEVMWRQRSRIQWLKEGDQNTRFFHSSASMRRKRNTIQGLKDDQGHLTEGAQRDKLIVDFFEDLCTSTT, from the coding sequence ATGAAAACCATTTGTTGGAAttcccgtgggcttgggaacccatcGGGAATTCGTGCATTACGCGATTTAATCGCACGAGAAGGGCCCGACTTGCTGTTTTTGCAAGAAACGAAGCTGTCAACAAAAGGTATGGATGCTCTTAAATGTAAACTGGGTTTTGTGAATTGTTTTTCTGTTGATTCTGAGGGGCGGAGTGGGGGATTGGGTTTGTTGTGGAATTCGGATTTGGGGGTAGAACTTAGGTCTTTTTCACAATACCACATTGATGTTCATATTAAAATCGATGATTTAATGGTGTGGAGGTTTACGGGTTTATATGGACATCCAGATACTTCGCGTAGAACTTTTACATGGAACCTTATTAGAACTCTTAGTTCTATTGAGCAACTTCCATGGTTAGTGGGAGGAGATCTTAATGAAGTTTTACACCCGCATGAAAAAAGAGGTGGAAGGGATAGACCCGTATCTCAAATTGAGGCTTTCCGAGAGGTGCTAACCGAATGTGAGTTGAGGGATTTGGGGTATAAAGGGCAAAGGTTCACTTGGTGGAATGGAAGGGGTGGAAATGCTCATATTTTTGAGCATTTGGATAGGTTTGTGGGAAATGATTTGTTGACACATTTATTTCCACATCTGGTGGTTCAGCATGGAAATGTTGCACATTCGGATCATATACCAATTTTATTTGAGTCTTCTAATTTCCAGCCTATGCCGAGGAGACCTAAACAATTTCATCTCGAAGCTATGTGGGTGGGTGAGGAACAATGTGAAAGAATTATTGAACAAGTGTGGAGTGAGAGAGGAGGCAATCGGGGTATGGAAGATTTGCTTAATCTTATTCAAGGTTGTGGCCAGCAGCTTAAGATATGGAATAGACATTCCTTTGGGTTGGTAAAGAAGAAGCTGAATGAAGCTAGAGCAGAGCTTGAAAAGGCACAATTTAGTCATTCTCATGACCCGAATCCTAAAGGGCTTAGTCAAGCTATAAATAAAGTACAATTGTGGCTTGAAAGGGAAGAGGTGATGTGGCGCCAAAGATCAAGAATCCAGTGGTTAAAAGAGGGAGATCAAAACACACGTTTTTTCCATTCTTCTGCATCTATGCGAAGGAAGAGGAATACTATACAAGGTCTCAAAGATGATCAAGGACATCTCACTGAAGGTGCACAAAGGGATAAACtgattgttgatttttttgaagACCTTTGCACCTCTACTACATAG
- the LOC122282733 gene encoding NAD(P)H-quinone oxidoreductase subunit S, chloroplastic-like — translation MASSSIILPSIPGPPLKSQFLGGNRLFLKPFFTIQKQSSTQPLTTCAKFDLSQILGGRGLCNGEQGLQQELKKNIEEQASSASDAKQEQSGSVAISTPGNVPEDAFEKELMGLTGGFPGGEKGLITFIERNPPPRKTAADSANLLEVTSSKKPKAPELPLLMPGMIAIVNNPNNPYYMYCGIVQRITDGKAGVLFEGGNWDRLITFRLDELQRREKGPPLKNPKSAILEPLLEKKDSK, via the coding sequence ATGGCCTCTTCGTCCATCATTCTCCCAAGCATTCCAGGCCCTCCTCTCAAATCCCAGTTTCTTGGGGGAAACCGCCTCTTTCTCAAACCCTTTTTCACGATTCAGAAACAGTCATCAACCCAACCCCTAACCACATGTGCCAAATTTGACCTATCCCAAATCCTGGGAGGCAGAGGGCTCTGCAATGGGGAACAAGGTCTTCAGCAGGAGCTGAAGAAAAACATTGAAGAACAGGCATCTTCAGCTTCTGATGCAAAGCAAGAACAATCAGGTAGCGTTGCGATATCAACACCTGGCAATGTTCCAGAGGACGCTTTCGAAAAGGAGCTGATGGGGCTAACTGGGGGGTTTCCCGGTGGGGAGAAGGGTTTGATAACATTCATAGAAAGAAACCCACCTCCAAGGAAAACAGCAGCAGATTCAGCAAATCTACTCGAAGTTACCAGCTCGAAGAAGCCAAAAGCTCCAGAATTGCCGCTCTTAATGCCTGGTATGATTGCCATTGTGAATAACCCCAACAACCCATATTACATGTACTGCGGTATTGTTCAGAGAATCACGGATGGAAAGGCTGGGGTTCTTTTCGAGGGAGGAAACTGGGATAGATTAATTACTTTCCGATTGGATGAGCTGCAACGCAGGGAAAAGGGCCCTCCATTGAAGAATCCCAAGTCTGCTATCCTCGAGCCTCTGCTTGAGAAAAAGGATTCAAAATGA